In a single window of the Leifsonia sp. 1010 genome:
- a CDS encoding trimeric intracellular cation channel family protein, whose protein sequence is MSTTPVDIGALSIPLWGDLIAVGVGSLQGAMFASGFRDRRLDLLGVAIIGVATGVGGGLLRDLLLNVTPVALQSNWYLPITVVAALLGMLLIRLFRRLDPVITFLDALTIGLFGAIGASKALALGLPEVPAVFVGVVAAVGGSILRDVLLNLPIALMHVGSLYAVAAGAGTIVLVVMLDFGVPLTVAAVVCVVVTLVIRLLAVRFGWSLPEQRELGRIPRPRWPRFTRAPSAARTAERTDTGAIPRYRIDKPE, encoded by the coding sequence GTGAGCACGACCCCCGTCGACATCGGCGCCCTGTCGATCCCGCTGTGGGGCGACCTCATCGCTGTCGGCGTCGGCAGCCTCCAGGGCGCCATGTTCGCGTCCGGCTTCCGCGACCGGCGGCTCGACCTGCTCGGCGTCGCGATCATCGGCGTCGCAACGGGTGTCGGCGGCGGACTCCTCCGCGACCTCCTGCTCAACGTCACGCCGGTCGCCCTGCAGTCGAACTGGTACCTGCCGATCACCGTCGTCGCCGCACTGCTCGGGATGCTGCTGATCCGGCTGTTCCGCCGTCTCGACCCGGTCATCACCTTCCTCGACGCGCTGACAATCGGACTGTTCGGTGCGATCGGGGCGAGCAAGGCGCTCGCGCTCGGGCTGCCCGAGGTTCCCGCGGTGTTCGTCGGGGTGGTCGCCGCGGTCGGCGGATCGATCCTGCGCGACGTGCTGCTGAACCTGCCGATCGCGCTCATGCATGTCGGCTCGCTCTACGCGGTCGCGGCCGGCGCCGGAACGATCGTCCTCGTCGTCATGCTCGACTTCGGGGTGCCTTTGACGGTCGCGGCGGTTGTCTGCGTGGTGGTGACCCTCGTCATCCGGCTTCTCGCCGTGCGGTTCGGGTGGAGCCTGCCGGAGCAGCGGGAGCTGGGCCGCATCCCCCGTCCGCGGTGGCCGCGCTTCACACGCGCGCCCAGCGCCGCCCGCACCGCCGAGCGCACCGACACCGGCGCGATCCCCCGCTACCGCATCGACAAGCCCGAGTAA